The following are encoded in a window of Fischerella sp. PCC 9605 genomic DNA:
- the infC gene encoding translation initiation factor IF-3 produces the protein MPVTEKKRTRDLPQINERIRFPKIRVIDTDGTQLGILSPQEALQLAEEKELDLVLLSDKADPPVCRIMDYGKYKFEQEKKAREARKKQHTADVKEVKMRYKIEEHDYNVRVKQAERFLKDGDKVKATVMFRGREIQHSDLAEDLLKRMAADLEAVAEVQQAPKKEGRNMMMLLSPKK, from the coding sequence ATGCCAGTGACTGAGAAAAAAAGAACTCGCGATTTGCCCCAAATTAATGAAAGAATTCGCTTCCCGAAAATTCGGGTCATTGATACTGATGGAACCCAACTGGGAATTCTGTCCCCGCAGGAAGCGCTGCAACTAGCAGAGGAAAAAGAGCTGGATCTAGTGCTGCTCAGTGACAAGGCTGACCCCCCGGTTTGTCGGATTATGGACTATGGGAAGTACAAATTTGAGCAGGAGAAGAAAGCGCGGGAAGCCAGGAAGAAGCAGCACACAGCTGATGTTAAAGAAGTGAAGATGCGCTACAAGATAGAAGAACATGACTACAACGTGCGCGTTAAGCAAGCAGAACGTTTTCTCAAAGATGGCGATAAAGTGAAAGCTACTGTGATGTTCAGAGGTCGAGAAATACAGCACAGCGATCTAGCAGAAGATTTGCTCAAGCGCATGGCTGCGGATCTAGAAGCAGTTGCGGAAGTACAGCAAGCACCCAAAAAAGAAGGACGAAACATGATGATGCTCCTTTCGCCGAAGAAGTAA
- a CDS encoding ABC-F family ATP-binding cassette domain-containing protein: protein MSLITLQSVKKDFGIKEILKDASFSLDATDKVGLIGTNGSGKSTLLKMIAGLEPIDGGQILVNSGAKIVYLPQQPDLDENHTVLEQVFADSGEKMALVREYEEISDKLAHYPEDNQLMSRLSVVMQRMDAIGAWELETKAKIILSKLGIIDFDATIKTLSGGYRKRIALATALLSEPDLLLMDEPTNHLDANSVEWLQSYLNRYRGALLLITHDRYFLDRVTNGIIEIDRGDIYTYSGNYSYYLEKKTQAEESAISSQRKFQGVLRRELEWLKRGPKARSTKQKARIERIRDMQATEFKQAQGKVDISTPSRRIGKKVIELNHISKAYNERSLIKDFTYEFNPEDRIGIIGGNGAGKSTLMDIITGRVQPDTGSVEIGTTIHIGYFDQHSEELLTALNENQRVIDYIKEEGEYVKIADGTQITASQMLERFLFPGNQQYAPIHKLSGGEKRRLFLLRILMSAPNVLILDEPTNDLDVQTLAVLEEYLEDFNGCIIVVSHDRYFLDRTVDTIFALEEEGNIRQYPGNYSVYLDYKKAEEEKQQESTNTKEKTKNVEMFPATSIPKEPQKKKRLSTWERREFEQLEDKIAQLEAEKAEAEKAMANVPAGNYTQVQKLYEQVETLKQAIDTATERWLELAEIES, encoded by the coding sequence ATGAGTCTTATTACACTACAATCAGTTAAAAAAGATTTTGGCATCAAAGAAATTCTCAAAGATGCCAGTTTTAGTCTAGATGCTACTGATAAAGTTGGTTTAATTGGCACTAACGGTTCTGGTAAATCAACATTATTAAAAATGATTGCCGGACTAGAACCGATTGATGGAGGTCAAATTTTAGTTAATTCTGGCGCTAAGATTGTATACTTGCCTCAACAGCCAGATTTAGACGAAAATCACACAGTTTTAGAGCAAGTATTTGCTGACAGTGGTGAAAAAATGGCTTTGGTGCGTGAGTATGAAGAAATATCCGATAAACTCGCTCACTATCCAGAAGATAATCAGCTGATGTCCCGCCTTTCTGTGGTGATGCAGCGTATGGATGCAATAGGTGCTTGGGAACTGGAAACTAAGGCCAAAATAATTCTTTCCAAATTAGGAATTATAGATTTTGATGCTACTATCAAAACTTTATCTGGAGGTTATCGCAAACGTATTGCCTTAGCTACAGCTTTGCTATCAGAACCAGATTTATTGCTCATGGATGAGCCGACAAACCATCTAGATGCAAATTCTGTGGAGTGGTTGCAAAGTTATTTAAACCGTTATCGCGGCGCACTCTTGCTCATTACTCACGATCGCTACTTTTTAGATCGCGTCACCAACGGTATTATTGAAATCGATAGAGGTGACATTTATACTTACTCTGGTAATTATTCATACTACCTGGAAAAAAAGACCCAAGCCGAAGAATCCGCTATTAGCAGTCAGCGCAAATTTCAAGGAGTATTGCGGCGCGAGTTGGAATGGTTAAAAAGAGGGCCAAAAGCCAGAAGTACTAAGCAAAAAGCTAGAATAGAACGCATTCGCGATATGCAAGCGACGGAGTTTAAACAAGCTCAGGGTAAAGTCGATATTTCAACACCTAGTCGTCGCATCGGTAAAAAAGTGATTGAACTCAATCACATCTCTAAAGCATACAACGAACGCAGTTTAATCAAGGATTTTACCTACGAATTTAATCCAGAAGATCGTATTGGTATTATCGGCGGTAACGGTGCAGGTAAATCTACTTTAATGGATATTATCACTGGGCGCGTGCAGCCAGATACAGGTAGTGTGGAAATCGGTACAACGATTCATATTGGCTATTTTGACCAGCATTCTGAAGAATTACTGACTGCGTTAAACGAAAATCAGCGCGTGATTGACTATATCAAAGAAGAAGGAGAATACGTCAAAATTGCCGACGGTACGCAAATTACTGCTTCCCAAATGTTGGAGCGATTTTTATTTCCAGGAAATCAGCAATATGCTCCTATTCATAAACTTTCTGGTGGTGAAAAACGGCGCTTATTTTTGTTGCGTATTCTCATGAGTGCGCCTAATGTTTTGATATTAGATGAACCGACAAATGATTTAGATGTACAGACGTTAGCAGTGTTGGAAGAATATTTAGAAGACTTTAACGGCTGTATAATTGTAGTTTCCCACGATCGTTATTTTCTTGACCGCACTGTAGATACAATCTTTGCTCTTGAAGAAGAAGGAAATATTCGACAGTATCCTGGTAATTACTCTGTGTATCTTGACTACAAAAAAGCTGAAGAAGAAAAGCAACAAGAATCTACTAATACAAAGGAAAAGACGAAAAACGTAGAGATGTTCCCTGCAACGTCTATACCTAAAGAACCTCAAAAGAAAAAGCGCCTATCGACTTGGGAAAGGCGGGAGTTTGAGCAGTTGGAAGATAAAATTGCTCAATTAGAAGCTGAGAAAGCAGAAGCAGAAAAAGCAATGGCGAATGTTCCAGCAGGAAATTACACCCAAGTCCAAAAACTCTACGAACAGGTGGAAACGCTGAAGCAAGCAATTGATACGGCGACAGAGCGATGGTTAGAATTAGCTGAGATTGAGTCTTAA